From a single Solenopsis invicta isolate M01_SB chromosome 4, UNIL_Sinv_3.0, whole genome shotgun sequence genomic region:
- the LOC105195711 gene encoding flavin-containing monooxygenase FMO GS-OX4 isoform X1, with protein MPSSKTRIAIVGAGVAGLVVARHMVAKLDTYSFVLFEQTDHIGGTWVYTDETNLDKHGLLIHSSMYKNLRTNIPKEVMAIPDFPFKDPDSPSFTHHSVIREYLIAYAKHFNLHPYIKLNTLVKRIEPETTRNGRTLWTVTYESLETKEETIKTFDAVVLCNGHYSVGRIPHIPGIESFRGRRIHSHQYRMPEVYAGKRVCILGASWSGIDIALEVSQYANKIYLSHNLPEQFDSKMSNNVEQRPGVASVQGNVFTFLDGSTAEVDDFIFCTGYKFTYPFMSAKVEIRTDDDHVEPIYKHLVHMDYTSLFFMGLPALVIPFPMFHIQAQYILAILEDRVKLPSSQQMREEFEIEKKSLLDQGIPLRHINKLKDRQWAYYDELAAAANVPGFLPVIKKIMDHAFEMRDVDFTIYKNYQYRIIDSENFSVSYCKPC; from the exons ATGCCGAGTAGTAAAACAAGAATCGCTATTGTGGGTGCTGGAGTAGCTGGTTTAGTGGTAGCTCGTCATATGGTGGCCAAGTTGGATACTTACAGTTTTGTCCTTTTCGAGCAAACCGATCACATTGGTGGCACATGGGTATACACTGATGAAACGAATCTTGACAAACATGGGCTTTTGATACACAGCAGCATGTACAAGAATCTCAG AACAAACATACCGAAGGAAGTAATGGCAATACCTGACTTTCCCTTTAAAGATCCAGACAGCCCATCTTTCACTCATCACAGCGTGATAAGAGAATATCTCATAGCCTACGCAAAGCACTTTAATCTCCATCCCTACATTAAA TTGAATACTCTGGTGAAGCGCATAGAGCCAGAAACTACGAGGAATGGCCGGACGTTGTGGACAGTGACGTACGAATCACTGGAAACCAAGGAAGAAACCATAAAGACCTTCGACGCCGTGGTGCTATGCAACGGTCATTACTCTGTCGGTCGTATTCCGCATATTCCAGGTATCGAAAGCTTTCGCGGTAGACGCATTCACAGTCATCAGTACAGAATGCCAGAGGTCTACGCCGGCAAGAGAGTTTGCATACTTGGCGCGTCCTGGTCCGGCATCGATATCGCCTTGGAAGTCTCGCAATACGCCAATAAA ATATATCTGAGTCATAATCTACCGGAACAATTCGACTCGAAAATGTCGAACAACGTTGAGCAAAGACCTGGTGTTGCATCTGTCCAGGGAAATGTTTTCACCTTCCTCGATGGTTCTACGGCAGAAGTGGACGATTTCATATTCTGTACtg GTTACAAGTTTACGTATCCCTTTATGTCGGCTAAAGTCGAGATACGTACGGATGACGACCACGTGGAACCCATCTACAAACACCTAGTGCACATGGATTACACGAGTCTGTTCTTCATGGGTCTGCCCGCACTAGTGATACCGTTCCCGATGTTCCACATTCAGGCACAGTACATCCTCGCCATTCTCGAGGATCGTGTTAAGCTACCGTCCTCACAACAAATGCGTGAGGAATTTGAAATCGAGAAGAAGTCATTGCTGGATCAAGGCATTCCG cTGAGACATATCAACAAGTTGAAGGACAGGCAATGGGCTTACTACGACGAGCTCGCGGCCGCCGCAAATGTACCGGGTTTTCTGCCGGTAATCAAGAAGATCATGGATCATGCCTTCGAGATGCGTGACGTAGACTTCACCATCtacaaaaattatcaatatCGCATCATCGACAGTGAAAATTTCAGCGTATCTTATTGTAAACCTTGTTAG
- the LOC105195711 gene encoding flavin-containing monooxygenase FMO GS-OX-like 6 isoform X2, with the protein MAIPDFPFKDPDSPSFTHHSVIREYLIAYAKHFNLHPYIKLNTLVKRIEPETTRNGRTLWTVTYESLETKEETIKTFDAVVLCNGHYSVGRIPHIPGIESFRGRRIHSHQYRMPEVYAGKRVCILGASWSGIDIALEVSQYANKIYLSHNLPEQFDSKMSNNVEQRPGVASVQGNVFTFLDGSTAEVDDFIFCTGYKFTYPFMSAKVEIRTDDDHVEPIYKHLVHMDYTSLFFMGLPALVIPFPMFHIQAQYILAILEDRVKLPSSQQMREEFEIEKKSLLDQGIPLRHINKLKDRQWAYYDELAAAANVPGFLPVIKKIMDHAFEMRDVDFTIYKNYQYRIIDSENFSVSYCKPC; encoded by the exons ATGGCAATACCTGACTTTCCCTTTAAAGATCCAGACAGCCCATCTTTCACTCATCACAGCGTGATAAGAGAATATCTCATAGCCTACGCAAAGCACTTTAATCTCCATCCCTACATTAAA TTGAATACTCTGGTGAAGCGCATAGAGCCAGAAACTACGAGGAATGGCCGGACGTTGTGGACAGTGACGTACGAATCACTGGAAACCAAGGAAGAAACCATAAAGACCTTCGACGCCGTGGTGCTATGCAACGGTCATTACTCTGTCGGTCGTATTCCGCATATTCCAGGTATCGAAAGCTTTCGCGGTAGACGCATTCACAGTCATCAGTACAGAATGCCAGAGGTCTACGCCGGCAAGAGAGTTTGCATACTTGGCGCGTCCTGGTCCGGCATCGATATCGCCTTGGAAGTCTCGCAATACGCCAATAAA ATATATCTGAGTCATAATCTACCGGAACAATTCGACTCGAAAATGTCGAACAACGTTGAGCAAAGACCTGGTGTTGCATCTGTCCAGGGAAATGTTTTCACCTTCCTCGATGGTTCTACGGCAGAAGTGGACGATTTCATATTCTGTACtg GTTACAAGTTTACGTATCCCTTTATGTCGGCTAAAGTCGAGATACGTACGGATGACGACCACGTGGAACCCATCTACAAACACCTAGTGCACATGGATTACACGAGTCTGTTCTTCATGGGTCTGCCCGCACTAGTGATACCGTTCCCGATGTTCCACATTCAGGCACAGTACATCCTCGCCATTCTCGAGGATCGTGTTAAGCTACCGTCCTCACAACAAATGCGTGAGGAATTTGAAATCGAGAAGAAGTCATTGCTGGATCAAGGCATTCCG cTGAGACATATCAACAAGTTGAAGGACAGGCAATGGGCTTACTACGACGAGCTCGCGGCCGCCGCAAATGTACCGGGTTTTCTGCCGGTAATCAAGAAGATCATGGATCATGCCTTCGAGATGCGTGACGTAGACTTCACCATCtacaaaaattatcaatatCGCATCATCGACAGTGAAAATTTCAGCGTATCTTATTGTAAACCTTGTTAG
- the LOC105195709 gene encoding thioredoxin domain-containing protein 5 homolog produces MLPFAMANFVVSKHRVLLLLFVLSRTGHGHDEEEHTLQYTDDNFSTEVAKKNHFVMFYAPWCGHCQRLGPTWEQLAEMSNEEDSNIRIAKVDCTTESALCSEQDVTGYPTLKFYKVGETKGVKFRGTRDLPSLTSFINDQLGSSLVEDVSPSPPEAVNGLLELTEDTFEKHVSSGHHFVKFYAPWCGHCQKLAPTWDELANSLRNDDVVSISKIDCTQHRSVCGQFDIKGYPTLLWIEDGKKVDKYTGQRTHEELKTYVSMMLGKNAEESSRKSESTDGAPHAILSLTADSFQQGIEKGVSFVKFFAPWCGHCKRLAPTWEELGKKFFGNENVNIVKVDCTLDVSKLLCNEQEVDGFPTLYLYRNGRKISEYNGSRNLDDLYDFVMNHLKTHDEL; encoded by the exons ATGCTGCCGTTTGCGATGGCGAATTTTGTCGTGTCCAAGCACCGGGTCCTCCTCCTCTTGTTTGTGCTGAGTCGGACGGGTCACGGCCACGACGAGGAGGAGCATACTCTTCAATATACCGACGACAACTTTTCCACAGAAGTTGCCAAGAAAAATCACTTCGTCATGTTCTATGCACCATG GTGCGGTCACTGCCAAAGACTCGGGCCTACATGGGAGCAGTTGGCAGAAATGTCGAACGAAGAGGACAGCAATATAAGAATCGCCAAGGTGGATTGCACGACTGAGAGTGCTTTGTGCAGCGAGCAGGATGTCACTGGCTATCCCAC ACTGAAGTTTTACAAGGTTGGAGAAACAAAAGGCGTCAAGTTCCGAGGCACTCGAGATTTACCCTCATTGACTTCTTTTATTAATGATCAACTAGGTAGTTCATTg GTTGAAGATGTTTCACCATCTCCCCCAGAAGCTGTGAATGGCTTATTGGAATTAACAGAAGACACATTCGAGAAACATGTATCTTCTGGGCAtcattttgtcaaattttacGCGCCCTGGTGTGGACACTGCCAGAAATTAGCTCCAACATGGGACGAATTAGCCAACAGTCTGCGCAACGACGATGTAGTCAGTATTTCTAAGATAGATTGCACGCAACATCGTAGCGTCTGCGGTCAGTTTGATATTAAAGGATATCCCACGTTGTTGTGGATCGAAGATGGGAAAAAG gtaGATAAATATACCGGTCAGCGTACTCACGAAGAGCTGAAGACTTACGTTTCAATGATGCTAGGTAAGAACGCTGAGGAGTCGAGCCGAAAGAGCGAAAGCACCGATGGAGCTCCGCACGCTATATTGAGCTTAACAGCCGACAGTTTTCAGCAAGGTATTGAAAAGGGTGTctcatttgttaaattttttgcacCTTGGTGCGGACATTGTAAACGTCTGGCTCCCACATGGGAGGAGCTGGGCAAGAAGTTCTTCGGCAACGAAAATGTGAATATCGTCAAAGTCGACTGTACGCTTGACGTAAGTAAACTATTGTGCAATGAACAAGAGGTGGATGGTTTCCCGACATTATACTTGTATCGTAATGGACGCAAGATCTCAGAGTATAATGGTTCGCGTAATCTCGATGATCTGTACGATTTCGTCATGAATCATTTGAAGACACATGATGAATTGTAA